One stretch of Segatella copri DNA includes these proteins:
- the recG gene encoding ATP-dependent DNA helicase RecG encodes MNSILDQDIMFLPGVGPKKKEILSKELGINSYSDLLEYYPYKYVDRSKVFHISELNADMPFVQLKGKILSYDEIDTGKRNKLLVAHFSDGYGVADLIWYRGAQYIMKTYKVGTEYLVFGKPTVFNGRFQFTHPDMDDATNLQISEMGMQPYYSLTENLRKRGYTSRSIEKMTKQLVTILPPLPETLPSHIVDRLHLVSRDAAIRMIHYPHSHQEMQKAQVRLKFEELFYVQLNIIRYATDQRRKFRGYVFNRIADIFNGFYAHHLPFELTGAQKRVMHEIRADMCSGRQMNRLLQGDVGSGKTLVALMTMLIALDNGYQACMMAPTEILAEQHLQTICDFLQGMDIRVELLTGIVKGKKREKILADLATGDIQILVGTHAILEDPVVFRRLGVAVIDEQHRFGVAQRAKLWNKSENPPHILVMTATPIPRTLAMTIYGDLDVSVIDELPPGRKPIQTLHKFDTQLTSLYQSIRRQINLGRQVYIVFPLIKESEKSDLKNLEEGYETLKQAFPEFKLSKIHGKMKSAEKEVEMEQFIKGETQILVATTVIEVGVNVPNASVMVILDAQRFGLSQLHQLRGRVGRGCDQSYCILVTNYKLSEETRKRIDIMCDTNDGFRIAEADLKLRGPGDLEGTQQSGMAFDLKIANIARDGQLVQLARTEAQEIIDNDPECNAPHNALLWNRLKELKKTHINWAAIS; translated from the coding sequence ATGAATAGTATTTTAGACCAAGACATCATGTTCCTGCCAGGGGTAGGACCCAAGAAGAAAGAGATACTGAGCAAGGAGCTCGGCATCAACTCTTATAGTGACCTGCTGGAATACTATCCATATAAATATGTAGACCGCTCCAAGGTTTTCCACATCAGCGAACTCAATGCCGACATGCCCTTTGTACAACTCAAAGGCAAGATACTCAGCTACGATGAGATAGATACCGGCAAGCGCAACAAGCTGCTGGTAGCCCATTTCTCAGACGGCTACGGTGTGGCTGACCTCATCTGGTATCGCGGCGCCCAATACATCATGAAGACCTATAAGGTGGGAACCGAATATCTCGTTTTCGGAAAGCCAACCGTCTTCAACGGCAGATTCCAGTTTACCCATCCCGATATGGACGATGCCACCAATCTCCAGATTTCAGAGATGGGCATGCAACCCTACTACTCGCTTACCGAGAACCTGAGGAAGCGTGGCTACACCTCACGTTCCATAGAGAAGATGACCAAGCAGTTGGTCACCATCCTTCCTCCTCTTCCCGAAACGCTGCCAAGCCATATCGTAGACCGTCTGCATCTGGTTTCGCGCGATGCAGCCATTCGCATGATTCATTATCCGCATTCCCATCAGGAGATGCAGAAAGCACAGGTACGCCTTAAATTTGAGGAACTCTTCTATGTGCAGCTTAATATAATAAGGTATGCCACCGACCAGCGCCGCAAGTTCAGGGGCTATGTCTTCAACCGCATCGCCGATATCTTCAACGGGTTCTATGCCCATCATCTGCCCTTCGAACTGACAGGGGCCCAGAAACGGGTGATGCATGAAATCAGAGCCGATATGTGCAGCGGCAGACAGATGAACCGTCTTCTGCAGGGTGATGTAGGTTCAGGTAAGACGCTCGTGGCACTCATGACCATGCTCATTGCGCTGGATAACGGTTATCAGGCATGTATGATGGCACCTACCGAAATTCTTGCCGAGCAGCATCTGCAAACCATCTGCGACTTCCTGCAGGGAATGGACATCCGGGTAGAACTGCTCACTGGCATCGTAAAGGGAAAGAAGAGAGAAAAGATTCTTGCCGACCTGGCTACGGGCGACATCCAGATTCTGGTAGGCACCCATGCCATCCTCGAAGACCCGGTGGTTTTCAGAAGATTAGGCGTAGCCGTCATCGATGAGCAGCATCGCTTCGGTGTGGCGCAGAGAGCCAAGCTGTGGAACAAGAGCGAGAATCCGCCTCATATCCTCGTGATGACCGCCACTCCTATCCCCCGCACCCTCGCCATGACCATTTATGGTGACCTGGACGTGAGCGTGATTGATGAACTGCCACCGGGCAGAAAACCGATACAGACGCTACATAAGTTTGATACCCAACTCACCAGCCTCTATCAGAGCATCCGCCGCCAGATTAATCTCGGCAGACAGGTATATATCGTCTTTCCGCTGATCAAGGAAAGTGAGAAGAGCGACCTGAAGAATCTGGAAGAAGGTTACGAAACGCTGAAACAGGCATTCCCGGAATTCAAATTGAGTAAGATTCATGGCAAGATGAAATCTGCTGAAAAGGAGGTAGAGATGGAGCAGTTTATAAAGGGCGAAACACAGATTCTCGTTGCCACCACCGTAATAGAAGTAGGTGTAAATGTGCCCAATGCTTCTGTGATGGTTATCCTGGATGCACAGCGCTTCGGTCTGTCCCAGTTGCACCAGCTGCGAGGCCGTGTAGGAAGAGGCTGCGACCAGAGCTACTGCATTCTGGTAACCAACTATAAGCTTTCAGAAGAAACCCGCAAACGTATTGATATCATGTGCGATACGAACGACGGTTTCCGTATCGCCGAGGCCGACTTGAAACTCCGTGGTCCCGGCGACTTGGAGGGAACGCAGCAGAGCGGCATGGCTTTCGACCTGAAGATAGCGAATATAGCCAGAGACGGCCAGCTGGTACAACTGGCGCGCACAGAAGCACAGGAAATCATCGACAACGATCCCGAATGCAATGCTCCTCATAACGCCCTGCTCTGGAACCGCCTCAAGGAATTGAAGAAAACCCATATCAACTGGGCAGCCATCAGCTAA